A genomic window from Camelus ferus isolate YT-003-E chromosome X, BCGSAC_Cfer_1.0, whole genome shotgun sequence includes:
- the RBMX2 gene encoding RNA-binding motif protein, X-linked 2 yields the protein MRHAASSGSRFLVAEREPAEMNPLTKVKLINELNEREVQLGVAEKVSWHSEYKDSAWIFLGGLPYELTEGDIICVFSQYGEIVNINLVRDKKTGKSKGFCFLCYEDQRSTILAVDNFNGIKIKGRTIRVDHVSNYRAPKDSEEMDDVTRQLQERGCGAHTPSQSSSEGSEDDKPTKKHKKDKKGKKKRKKDKEKTDQEVQAEQPASSSSPRSKTIKEKDDPGSKKHSSKKSERVPKSESREVRKPHLSSPEVRTSCSGRAEDREREPRKEKPKHEHKSSSRREEREERNRDRDRARSSDAHSSRHNGRSEGRSHRSKSRSRDKSHRHKRARHSRDRESSNPSDRRHH from the exons ATGCGTCATGCAGCCTCTTCTGGAAGTCGCTTCCTAGTTGCCGAGCGCGAACCCGCGGAGATGAA CCCTTTAACTAAAGTGAAGTTGATCAACGAGCTGAATGAACGTGAGGTCCAGCTGGGGGTGGCAGAGAAAGTGTCTTGGCACTCCGAGTACAAGGACAGCGCCTGGATATTCCTGG gaggGCTTCCTTATGAACTGACTGAAGGAGACATCATTTGTGTGTTCTCACA atatgGGGAGATTGTTAACATTAATCTGGTACGAGACAAGAAAACTGGGAAATCCAAAGGATTCTGTTTCCTCTGCTATGAAGACCAGAGGAGCACAATTCTGGCTGTTGACAATTTTAATGGGATCAAG ATCAAAGGAAGAACTATCCGGGTGGATCATGTGTCTAACTATCGGGCTCCTAAGGATTCAGAAGAAATGGATGATGTGACCAGACAGCTccaggagaggggctgtgggGCTCACACCCCCTCACAGAGTTCATCTGAGGGCTCTGAAGATGACAAAcccacaaaaaaacacaaaaaag acaaaaagggaaaaaagaaaagaaagaaagacaaagagaagactGACCAGGAGGTACAGGCAGAGCAGCCAGCCTCCTCTTCATCACCCAGAAGCAAGACGATAAAGGAAAAGGATGACCCTGGCTCTAAAAAGCACAGCAGCAAGAAATCGGAGAGGGTTCCAAAGTCAGAGTCCAGGGAGGTGCGGAAGCCCCACCTCAGCTCCCCTGAGGTCAGGACAAGCTGCTCTGGCAGAGCAGAGGACCGGGAGAGGGAGCCAAGGAAGGAGAAGCCCAAGCATGAGCACAAGTCATCcagcaggagggaagaaagagaagaaaggaacagggaTAGAGACAGAGCTCGAAGCTCAGATGCACATTCTAGCCGGCACAACGGGCGTTCTGAGGGGCGTAGTCACAGAAGTAAAAGTAGGAGCCGAGATAAGTCCCACAGACATAAGAGGGCCCGGCACTCCCGGGACCGGGAGTCCTCTAATCCCAGTGACCGCAGGCATCACTGA